One window of Candidatus Methylocalor cossyra genomic DNA carries:
- the rsmA gene encoding 16S rRNA (adenine(1518)-N(6)/adenine(1519)-N(6))-dimethyltransferase RsmA produces MTPIHRHTPRKRFGQHFLQDAAVIQRILETLAPSDADWWVEIGPGEGVLTAALLRRCRRLDAVEIDRDLVASLTRRFAGETRLRLHQADALKFDFRALAGGERLRLVGNLPYNISTPLLFHLFRQADAIRDLHVMLQKEVADRLAAGPRDPGYGRLSVMAQYHGRVEKLFEVPAEAFHPRPKVVSAMVRVVPHGKPVVEAGREDLERVVALAFSQRRKTLRNSVRSLFEEQDLRRLGLDPEARAETLSLDDYARLALCLAEQRARR; encoded by the coding sequence ATGACACCGATCCATCGCCATACGCCCCGCAAGCGCTTCGGCCAGCATTTTCTCCAGGATGCGGCGGTGATCCAGCGCATCTTGGAAACGCTGGCGCCGAGCGACGCGGATTGGTGGGTGGAAATCGGGCCGGGCGAGGGGGTCCTGACCGCGGCCTTGCTGCGGCGCTGCCGGCGCCTCGATGCGGTGGAGATCGACCGCGACCTAGTCGCCTCGCTCACCCGGCGCTTCGCCGGCGAGACGCGGTTGCGGCTGCACCAGGCGGACGCGCTCAAGTTCGACTTCCGGGCCCTGGCCGGGGGTGAACGATTGCGCCTAGTGGGTAATCTTCCCTACAACATTTCCACCCCGCTCCTATTCCACCTCTTCCGCCAGGCGGATGCCATCCGCGACCTGCACGTCATGCTGCAAAAGGAGGTGGCCGACCGGCTCGCCGCCGGGCCCCGCGATCCCGGTTACGGACGGCTTTCCGTGATGGCCCAGTACCATGGCCGGGTGGAAAAACTGTTCGAAGTCCCCGCGGAAGCCTTCCATCCCCGGCCGAAGGTGGTGTCGGCGATGGTGCGTGTGGTACCCCATGGGAAGCCGGTGGTGGAGGCCGGGCGCGAAGACTTAGAGCGGGTGGTCGCCCTGGCCTTCTCGCAGCGCCGCAAAACCTTGCGGAACTCGGTGCGGTCGCTGTTCGAAGAACAGGACCTGCGCCGCCTTGGCCTCGATCCCGAGGCGCGGGCGGAAACCCTGAGCTTGGACGACTACGCCCGCCTGGCCCTTTGCCTGGCGGAGCAACGGGCGCGGCGCTGA
- the bstB gene encoding sterol transporter periplasmic substrate-binding protein BstB, with product MRLILVLGLVLGFLFPAASAYAEPASILVCHPDEPVDQEDAEAAIAAMLRVVERVGQWPEHSFHGRFSTRTAECRQLLAEKRPGFAILSLGLYLEQRHEHNLVPLAQPLVKGGSTERYRVVVQQGKYQSLEELRGKTLGGTVLEEPVFVSRVVFAGSPDPADFFVLKPTRRLLRALRALDSGELDAVLLNGAQFDRLASMPLSKSVQAVFTSDELPLMGLAADKRRSTAKERSRFTEALVGLCADEEGRKLCQLFGVEAFVPADPAAFEPMIKLWNRRR from the coding sequence ATGCGCTTGATCCTCGTCCTCGGCCTAGTGCTCGGATTCCTTTTCCCCGCTGCCTCGGCGTACGCCGAGCCCGCCTCGATCCTCGTCTGCCATCCGGACGAACCGGTCGACCAAGAGGATGCCGAAGCCGCCATAGCGGCCATGCTGCGGGTCGTCGAGCGGGTGGGCCAATGGCCGGAGCACAGCTTCCACGGCCGCTTCAGCACCCGGACCGCCGAGTGCCGGCAACTCCTGGCCGAGAAGCGGCCCGGCTTCGCCATCCTCTCCCTAGGGCTCTATCTGGAACAGCGGCATGAGCACAACCTGGTGCCGCTGGCCCAACCGCTGGTCAAGGGCGGCTCCACGGAACGCTACCGCGTGGTGGTCCAGCAGGGCAAGTACCAAAGCCTGGAGGAGTTGCGTGGCAAAACCTTAGGGGGCACGGTTCTCGAAGAACCCGTTTTTGTGAGCCGGGTCGTGTTCGCCGGAAGCCCCGATCCCGCAGACTTTTTCGTCCTCAAGCCCACCCGCCGCCTGCTGCGCGCCCTGCGGGCACTGGACAGCGGCGAGTTGGACGCAGTACTGCTGAATGGCGCGCAGTTCGACCGGCTCGCCAGCATGCCGCTCAGCAAGTCGGTGCAGGCGGTGTTCACCTCGGACGAGTTGCCGCTGATGGGTTTGGCAGCCGACAAGCGCCGCTCCACGGCCAAGGAGCGCAGCCGCTTCACCGAGGCCTTGGTCGGCCTGTGCGCCGACGAGGAAGGCCGCAAACTGTGCCAGCTGTTCGGGGTGGAAGCCTTCGTTCCTGCGGACCCGGCCGCCTTCGAGCCGATGATCAAGCTGTGGAACCGGCGCCGCTAG
- a CDS encoding slipin family protein — MIAYFFYLLAFLILALVISAIKVLREYERGVIFLLGRFYKVKGPGLFLVIPIVQEMVKVDLRTIVMAVPTQDVISRDNVSVKVDAIVFFRVIDPGKAIIQVENFYEATSQLAQTTLRSVLGQHELDEILAERERLNVDIQAILDQQTDAWGIKVSNVEIKRVDLDESMIRAIARQAEAERERRAKVIHAEGELQASEKLLEAARVLAQVPQALQLRYLQTLTEIAGDKSSTIVFPLPVELGDLFRYNRPSAP, encoded by the coding sequence ATGATCGCCTACTTTTTCTATTTGTTGGCCTTTCTGATCCTGGCGTTGGTGATCAGCGCCATCAAGGTGCTGCGCGAATACGAGCGCGGGGTGATCTTCCTCCTCGGCCGGTTCTACAAGGTCAAGGGGCCGGGACTGTTCCTGGTCATTCCCATCGTGCAGGAAATGGTCAAGGTGGACCTTCGCACCATCGTGATGGCCGTGCCCACGCAGGATGTCATTTCCCGTGATAATGTCTCGGTCAAGGTGGATGCCATCGTGTTCTTCCGGGTCATCGACCCGGGCAAGGCCATCATCCAGGTGGAAAACTTCTACGAGGCTACCAGCCAACTGGCGCAGACCACCCTGCGCTCGGTGCTAGGCCAGCACGAACTGGACGAAATCTTGGCCGAGCGGGAGCGCCTCAACGTGGACATCCAGGCCATTCTCGACCAGCAGACCGACGCCTGGGGCATCAAGGTCTCCAACGTGGAGATCAAACGCGTGGATCTGGATGAAAGCATGATCCGCGCCATCGCCCGCCAGGCGGAGGCGGAACGGGAACGGCGGGCCAAGGTCATTCACGCCGAGGGCGAGCTACAGGCCTCGGAAAAGCTGCTGGAGGCCGCCCGGGTCCTGGCCCAGGTTCCGCAGGCGCTGCAGCTGCGCTATTTGCAGACCTTGACCGAGATCGCCGGGGATAAGTCTTCCACCATCGTCTTTCCGCTGCCGGTGGAACTCGGCGACCTGTTCCGGTACAACCGCCCGTCGGCCCCGTAA
- a CDS encoding NfeD family protein, translating to MPLAVAPTTPPIRSLRARSALILLLFATAFLPGRLLPAEPGAHGPIVRFDIDGPIGPAARDFAVRSLALAEGRDARLVVIRLDTPGGLDTAMRAIVKKILASPVPVATFVAPSGARAASAGTYILYASPIAAMAPGTNLGAATPVKLGEAEAPPGKDPPEAPEKPHDPHAQKMVNDAVAYLRGLAMLRGRNADWAERAVREAASLPADEALTLKVIDLVATDVPDLIHKLQGRRVTVLGRELTLDLTGAPVETLAPDWRIRLLAVITDPNIAYILLLIGLYGLILEFSHPGAVVPGTVGAICLLLALYAFQLLPVNYAGLGLLLLGIALMVAEAFVPSFGVLGIGGVAAFAIGSLLLTDQDGAPGFAIDPALIAALALISLLFFGLAMGFIVRARRRPVVTGREELSGAVGVALEDFTATGRIRVRGEIWNARSARPVRRGQQVRIENLDGLTLLVEPIPPSREPP from the coding sequence ATGCCGCTGGCCGTCGCGCCGACCACACCGCCGATCCGGAGCCTCCGGGCCAGATCCGCGCTCATCCTGCTGCTGTTCGCCACCGCCTTCCTGCCCGGCCGGCTGTTACCGGCAGAACCCGGCGCCCACGGTCCCATCGTGCGGTTCGATATCGACGGGCCCATCGGCCCCGCCGCCCGCGATTTCGCCGTCCGCTCGCTGGCGTTGGCGGAAGGGCGGGACGCCCGCCTGGTGGTGATCCGCCTGGATACACCCGGCGGCCTGGACACCGCCATGCGCGCAATTGTCAAAAAGATCCTTGCCTCACCGGTCCCCGTCGCGACCTTCGTCGCTCCCAGCGGCGCCCGCGCCGCCAGTGCCGGAACGTACATCCTCTACGCCAGCCCCATCGCGGCCATGGCACCGGGCACTAACCTGGGGGCCGCCACACCGGTCAAGCTCGGGGAAGCGGAGGCGCCGCCTGGGAAAGACCCGCCCGAGGCCCCGGAAAAGCCGCACGATCCCCATGCGCAGAAAATGGTGAACGATGCCGTGGCCTACCTGCGCGGCCTAGCAATGCTCAGGGGGCGCAATGCCGACTGGGCCGAGCGCGCGGTGCGGGAAGCCGCCAGCCTGCCCGCCGACGAGGCGTTGACGCTCAAGGTGATCGATCTCGTGGCAACCGATGTCCCAGACCTGATCCATAAGCTCCAAGGCCGCCGGGTCACGGTGTTGGGACGGGAGCTGACCTTGGACCTCACCGGCGCTCCCGTGGAAACCCTCGCTCCCGACTGGCGCATTCGATTGCTCGCCGTCATCACCGATCCCAATATCGCCTATATCCTTTTATTGATCGGCCTGTACGGGTTGATCCTGGAGTTTTCCCATCCCGGCGCCGTGGTGCCCGGCACGGTGGGCGCCATCTGCCTGTTGCTGGCCCTGTACGCCTTCCAGCTGCTGCCGGTCAACTATGCTGGGCTGGGCTTGCTCCTGTTGGGCATCGCCTTGATGGTCGCGGAAGCCTTCGTCCCTAGCTTCGGCGTCCTCGGCATCGGCGGCGTCGCGGCCTTCGCCATCGGCTCGCTCTTGTTGACGGACCAGGACGGCGCTCCCGGGTTTGCCATCGATCCGGCCCTGATCGCCGCCCTTGCCCTGATCAGCCTGCTGTTCTTCGGGTTAGCGATGGGCTTCATCGTGCGGGCACGGCGCCGGCCGGTGGTGACGGGGCGGGAGGAACTGTCCGGGGCAGTGGGAGTCGCCCTGGAAGATTTCACCGCGACCGGCCGGATCCGCGTCCGCGGCGAAATCTGGAACGCCCGCAGCGCGCGTCCAGTGCGGCGGGGGCAACAGGTCAGAATCGAAAACCTGGACGGCCTGACCTTGCTCGTCGAACCCATCCCACCCTCAAGGGAGCCACCATGA
- the fba gene encoding class II fructose-bisphosphate aldolase (catalyzes the reversible aldol condensation of dihydroxyacetonephosphate and glyceraldehyde 3-phosphate in the Calvin cycle, glycolysis, and/or gluconeogenesis) yields MALITLRQLLDHAAEHGYGVPAFNVNNLEQLQAILAAAQATASPVIVQISAGARKYAGEPFLRHLLQAAVEAYPDLPICVHQDHGASPAVCLRAIQSGFTSVMMDGSLLEDMKTPASYAYNLAVTRQVAELAHACGVSVEGELGCLGSLETGTAGKEDGVGAEGPLDRTQLLTDPDQAAEFVQATQVDALAIAIGTSHGAYKFSRPPTGDILAIDRIKAIHARLPTTHLVMHGASSVPQEWLATINRYGGALGETYGVPVAEIVEGIRHGVRKVNIDTDLRLAATGAVRQFLAEHPKEFDPRQFLKAATQAMRALCQSRFEAFGCAGQAPKLKPLSLAAMADRYQRGELTARVH; encoded by the coding sequence ATGGCGCTGATCACCCTGCGACAGCTGCTGGACCACGCCGCCGAGCACGGCTACGGCGTGCCCGCCTTCAACGTCAACAACCTGGAGCAGCTCCAGGCAATCCTCGCAGCGGCCCAGGCCACCGCCAGCCCGGTCATCGTGCAGATCTCGGCCGGGGCCCGCAAATACGCCGGCGAGCCGTTCCTGCGCCACCTGCTGCAGGCCGCGGTGGAGGCGTACCCCGACCTGCCGATCTGCGTGCACCAGGACCACGGCGCCTCCCCGGCGGTGTGCCTGCGGGCCATCCAGTCGGGCTTCACCTCGGTGATGATGGACGGGTCCCTGCTCGAGGACATGAAAACCCCCGCCTCCTATGCCTACAACCTCGCCGTCACCCGCCAGGTGGCGGAACTGGCCCATGCCTGCGGCGTCTCCGTGGAGGGCGAGCTGGGCTGCCTCGGCTCCCTGGAAACCGGCACCGCCGGCAAGGAGGACGGGGTCGGCGCCGAGGGCCCCTTGGACCGCACCCAGCTGCTCACCGATCCCGACCAGGCGGCGGAGTTCGTCCAGGCCACCCAGGTCGATGCCCTGGCCATCGCCATCGGCACTTCCCACGGCGCCTACAAGTTCAGCCGCCCGCCCACCGGCGACATCCTGGCCATCGACCGCATCAAGGCCATCCATGCCCGCCTGCCCACCACCCACCTGGTGATGCACGGCGCCTCCTCGGTGCCCCAGGAGTGGTTGGCCACCATCAACCGCTACGGCGGCGCCCTGGGCGAAACCTACGGGGTGCCGGTGGCGGAAATCGTCGAGGGCATCCGCCACGGGGTGCGCAAGGTCAACATCGACACCGACCTGCGCCTGGCCGCCACCGGCGCCGTGCGCCAGTTCCTGGCCGAGCACCCCAAAGAATTCGACCCCCGCCAGTTCCTCAAGGCCGCCACCCAGGCCATGCGCGCCCTCTGCCAGAGCCGCTTCGAAGCCTTCGGCTGTGCCGGCCAGGCCCCCAAACTCAAACCCCTCTCCCTCGCCGCCATGGCCGACCGCTACCAGCGCGGCGAACTCACCGCCCGCGTCCATTAG
- the tkt gene encoding transketolase encodes MPSRRELANAIRALSMDAVQQANSGHPGAPMGMADIAEVLWNDYLRHNPANPQWPDRDRFVLSNGHGSMLLYALLHLTGYDLPLEELKRFRQLHSKTPGHPEYGYTPGVETTTGPLGQGLTNAVGMALAERTLAAQFNRPGHTIVDHYTYVFLGDGCLMEGISHEACSLAGSLRLGKLIAFYDDNNISIDGEVRGHGDTPGWFLDDTPKRFEAYGWHVVPRVDGHDPEAVKQAIEAARAVTDRPSLICCQTIIGYGSPNKQGKEECHGAALGADEVALTREQLGWPYPPFEIPAEYYEAWDAREYGAKLEADWNDRFEAYRRAYPELAAEFERRLAGDLPAGWAERADAFIAQVDAKAETIATRKASQNALNGFGPLLPELIGGSADLAGSNLTLWQGCKNVNAPGHDGNYVYYGVREFGMSAIMNGLALHGGFKPYGGTFLIFSEYARNALRMAALMQLPVIFVYTHDSIGLGEDGPTHQPVEQTATLRLIPRMQVWRPCDAVETAVAWRCALERRDGPTSLIFSRQNLPHIPRSPAQIAAIRRGGYVLRDCEGLPEALLIATGSEVALAVQAAEALAAQGRRVRVVSMPSTNVFDAQDAAYREAVLPAAVTRRVAVEAGVSDGWWKYVGPSGRIVGLDRFGESAPANQLFQTFGFTVDHVVAQVQALL; translated from the coding sequence ATGCCGTCGCGCCGCGAACTCGCCAACGCCATCCGCGCCCTCAGCATGGATGCGGTCCAGCAAGCCAATTCCGGCCACCCGGGGGCTCCCATGGGCATGGCCGACATCGCCGAGGTGCTGTGGAACGACTACCTGCGGCACAACCCGGCCAACCCCCAGTGGCCCGACCGCGACCGCTTCGTGCTGTCCAACGGGCACGGCTCCATGTTGCTCTATGCCCTTTTGCACCTGACCGGGTACGACCTGCCGCTCGAGGAGCTGAAGCGCTTCCGGCAGCTCCATTCCAAGACCCCGGGCCATCCCGAGTACGGCTACACCCCGGGGGTCGAGACCACCACCGGCCCCTTAGGCCAAGGCCTCACCAACGCCGTCGGCATGGCCCTGGCCGAGCGCACCCTGGCGGCCCAGTTCAACCGGCCCGGCCACACCATCGTCGACCATTACACCTATGTATTCCTCGGGGACGGCTGCCTGATGGAAGGCATCTCCCACGAAGCCTGTTCGTTGGCCGGGTCACTCCGGCTGGGCAAGCTGATCGCCTTTTACGACGACAACAACATCTCCATCGACGGGGAGGTGCGCGGCCACGGCGACACCCCCGGCTGGTTCTTGGACGACACCCCGAAGCGGTTCGAAGCCTACGGCTGGCACGTGGTGCCGCGGGTCGACGGGCACGACCCGGAGGCCGTGAAGCAGGCCATCGAGGCGGCCCGGGCGGTCACCGACCGGCCCTCCTTGATCTGCTGCCAGACCATCATCGGCTACGGCTCCCCCAACAAGCAGGGCAAGGAGGAGTGCCACGGCGCCGCCCTGGGGGCGGACGAGGTCGCCCTCACCCGCGAGCAGCTGGGCTGGCCCTACCCGCCCTTCGAGATCCCGGCCGAGTATTACGAAGCCTGGGACGCCCGCGAGTACGGGGCCAAGCTGGAGGCCGACTGGAACGACCGGTTCGAAGCCTACCGGCGCGCGTACCCCGAGCTGGCCGCCGAGTTCGAGCGGCGCCTGGCCGGCGACTTGCCGGCGGGCTGGGCGGAGCGGGCCGATGCCTTCATCGCCCAGGTCGACGCCAAGGCCGAGACCATCGCCACCCGCAAGGCGTCGCAGAACGCCCTCAACGGCTTCGGCCCGCTGCTGCCGGAGCTGATCGGCGGCTCCGCCGACCTGGCCGGGTCCAACCTGACCCTGTGGCAGGGCTGCAAGAACGTCAACGCCCCCGGCCATGACGGCAATTACGTCTACTACGGGGTGCGCGAGTTCGGCATGTCGGCGATCATGAACGGCCTCGCCCTGCACGGCGGGTTCAAGCCCTACGGCGGCACCTTCCTGATCTTCTCCGAGTACGCCCGCAATGCCCTGCGCATGGCGGCCTTGATGCAGCTGCCGGTGATCTTCGTCTACACCCACGACTCCATCGGCCTCGGCGAGGACGGCCCCACCCACCAGCCGGTGGAGCAAACCGCCACCTTGCGTTTGATCCCCCGCATGCAGGTGTGGCGGCCGTGCGACGCGGTGGAGACGGCGGTGGCCTGGCGCTGCGCCCTGGAGCGCCGGGACGGCCCCACCAGTTTGATCTTCTCCCGCCAGAACCTGCCCCACATCCCCCGCAGCCCGGCGCAGATCGCCGCCATCCGGCGCGGCGGCTACGTGCTGCGGGACTGCGAGGGGCTGCCGGAGGCGCTCCTCATCGCCACCGGCTCGGAGGTGGCCCTGGCGGTCCAGGCGGCCGAGGCGCTGGCCGCCCAGGGCCGGCGGGTGCGGGTGGTGTCAATGCCCTCCACCAACGTATTCGACGCCCAGGACGCCGCCTACCGCGAGGCGGTCCTGCCCGCCGCCGTGACCCGGCGGGTGGCCGTGGAGGCCGGGGTGTCCGACGGCTGGTGGAAATACGTGGGCCCCAGCGGCCGGATCGTCGGCCTCGACCGATTCGGCGAATCGGCCCCGGCCAACCAGCTGTTCCAAACCTTCGGCTTCACCGTCGACCACGTGGTGGCCCAGGTGCAAGCCCTGTTGTGA
- a CDS encoding transaldolase, whose translation MSKNLLEQLREMTVVVADTGDLQAIETFQPRDATTNPSLITAAAQMPQYQEIVDETLYQARAELGRSAPAAAVVKLAFERLAVAFGRKILALIPGRVSTEVDARLSYDTAATIAQARALIAQYEAAGVARERVLIKIAATWEGIQAAATLEREGIHCNLTLLFGLHQAIACAESGVTLISPFVGRILDWYKKHTGRDHYPPAEDPGVLSVTQIYTYYKKFGYPTEVMGASFRNLGEITELAGCDLLTIAPALLAELQSTEGELPRKLDPARAAEAPIEKIPMDQATFARMHAENRMASDKLAEGIAGFTQALETLEGLLTQRLSYLEG comes from the coding sequence ATGTCTAAGAACCTGCTCGAACAACTCCGGGAGATGACCGTGGTGGTGGCCGATACCGGGGACCTCCAGGCCATCGAGACCTTCCAGCCCCGCGATGCGACCACCAACCCGTCGCTGATCACCGCCGCGGCGCAGATGCCCCAGTACCAGGAGATCGTCGACGAGACCCTGTACCAGGCCCGGGCCGAGCTCGGCCGGTCGGCACCGGCCGCCGCGGTGGTCAAGCTGGCCTTCGAGCGCCTGGCGGTGGCCTTCGGGCGCAAGATCCTGGCGCTCATCCCGGGGCGGGTCTCCACCGAGGTGGACGCCCGCCTGTCCTACGACACCGCGGCCACCATCGCCCAGGCCCGCGCGCTCATCGCCCAGTACGAGGCGGCCGGGGTGGCCCGGGAGCGGGTGCTGATCAAGATCGCCGCCACCTGGGAGGGAATCCAGGCTGCGGCGACCTTGGAGCGGGAGGGGATCCATTGCAATTTGACCTTGCTGTTCGGCCTGCACCAGGCCATCGCCTGCGCCGAGAGCGGGGTCACCTTGATCTCGCCGTTCGTGGGGCGGATCCTGGATTGGTACAAAAAGCACACCGGCCGCGACCACTACCCGCCGGCGGAGGACCCGGGGGTGCTGTCGGTGACGCAGATCTACACCTATTACAAGAAATTCGGCTACCCCACCGAGGTGATGGGGGCGAGCTTCCGCAACCTCGGCGAGATCACCGAGCTGGCCGGCTGCGATCTTTTGACCATCGCCCCGGCCCTGCTGGCGGAGCTGCAGTCCACCGAGGGCGAGCTGCCGCGCAAGCTGGATCCGGCCCGGGCGGCGGAGGCTCCGATCGAGAAGATTCCCATGGACCAGGCCACCTTCGCCCGCATGCACGCCGAGAACCGCATGGCCTCGGACAAGCTGGCGGAAGGCATCGCCGGCTTCACCCAGGCGCTGGAGACCCTCGAGGGGCTGCTGACCCAACGCCTGAGCTATCTCGAGGGCTAA
- the hxlB gene encoding 6-phospho-3-hexuloisomerase → MHQQRIIDTITRLLAATDPGYDAQLTRLLDQAGRIFVAGAGRSGLIARFFAMRLMHGGYTVFVVGEIVTPSLRPGDLLLVISGSGETETMVAFARRAKELRAQVALLTARDRSTLAELADQVFRIGTPELYGKVVGLPLGTTFELAALFFLEATIAHIIHEKGIPEEAMRTRHANLE, encoded by the coding sequence ATGCACCAACAGCGGATCATCGACACGATCACGCGCCTGCTCGCCGCCACCGACCCCGGCTACGACGCCCAGCTGACCCGGTTGTTGGACCAGGCCGGCCGCATCTTCGTGGCCGGGGCCGGGCGGTCCGGGCTGATCGCCCGGTTCTTCGCCATGCGCCTGATGCACGGGGGCTACACGGTGTTCGTGGTGGGCGAGATCGTCACCCCCAGCCTGCGCCCGGGCGACCTGTTGCTGGTCATCTCCGGCTCCGGCGAGACCGAGACCATGGTCGCCTTCGCCCGCCGGGCCAAGGAGCTCCGCGCCCAGGTCGCCCTGCTCACCGCCCGCGACCGCTCCACCCTCGCCGAGCTGGCCGACCAGGTGTTCCGGATCGGCACCCCCGAGCTCTACGGCAAGGTGGTGGGCCTGCCCCTGGGCACCACCTTCGAGCTGGCCGCGCTGTTCTTCCTGGAGGCCACCATCGCCCACATCATCCACGAGAAGGGCATCCCCGAGGAAGCCATGCGCACCCGTCACGCCAATTTGGAGTGA
- the hxlA gene encoding 3-hexulose-6-phosphate synthase: MARPLIQLALDSLDVAQTLKLATLAAPYIDIFEIGTPCIKHNGVALVRELRRKFPDKLILVDLKTMDAGEYEATPFYEAGADICTVLGVSGLPTIAGVIKAAHKYNGEVQVDLINVPDKVGCARESAKLGAHIIGVHTGLDAQAAGQTPFADLQAVAKLGLPVRLSVAGGIKSSTVQQVVKAGANIVVVGAAIYGAPSPADAAREIAQLAAAA; this comes from the coding sequence ATGGCAAGACCCCTGATTCAACTGGCCCTCGATTCCCTGGACGTGGCCCAGACCCTCAAGCTGGCGACCTTGGCCGCCCCCTACATCGACATCTTCGAGATCGGCACCCCCTGCATCAAGCACAACGGCGTGGCCCTGGTGCGGGAGCTGCGTCGGAAGTTCCCCGACAAGCTGATCCTGGTGGACCTTAAGACCATGGATGCCGGCGAGTACGAGGCCACCCCCTTCTACGAGGCCGGGGCCGACATCTGCACCGTGCTGGGGGTGTCGGGGCTGCCCACCATCGCCGGGGTGATCAAGGCCGCCCACAAGTACAACGGCGAGGTGCAGGTGGACCTCATCAACGTCCCGGACAAGGTCGGCTGTGCCCGGGAGTCGGCCAAGCTGGGCGCCCACATCATCGGCGTGCACACCGGCCTGGACGCCCAGGCCGCCGGTCAGACCCCCTTCGCCGACCTGCAGGCGGTGGCCAAGCTGGGCTTGCCGGTGCGGCTCTCGGTGGCGGGCGGGATCAAGTCCTCCACGGTGCAGCAGGTGGTCAAGGCGGGGGCCAACATCGTGGTGGTGGGGGCCGCCATCTACGGGGCGCCCTCCCCGGCCGACGCGGCCCGCGAGATCGCCCAGCTGGCGGCGGCGGCCTGA